The Methylomonas montana DNA window CTGTTAGTGTCCGGAAACAAGGTGCCAATCGATATGGCACTTTCCTGAGCCGTCCCCGGATTTAAGGTCAGCGTGCCGTTGCCGGTATCGAGCGGAAACGCAAAACCATCGAGGACTTGCTGACCGAGTTGTTGGCCATCACGCCCGGCCGCCTGAATCGCATCGGCCCAGGACACACCAAACGGTGTCCAGGCCAGCGTGACGCACAGCACCGCTGACAGGATTTGCGTAACAAATGTTTGGGGATCAAAGAATTGTCTCATCGCCTCATAAACCAACGCAGCAATCTTGCCACCTAAATAGGATGTATAGATGATCTTCACCCGGCCCCGGATACGTGCGTCCCGCCCCCCATTTGAAGGTGGTTTCGCCAATTACATGATTGGACTCAGTTTCCGCGACCGGATAAAACATCGATAGCCGGTATTGCGACTTGGGGATGAAGGGATAGATATAGCCGCCGCATAAAGCATCATTGCCCGAGGTTTTCCAGGCCAGCCCACGGCGATGCAAGGAGGCCGTGGCGCGCGTGGCCAACAAACTGGTAATCCTGGGATCGGTGCCGTAACTGGTCGGCGAAATCCCGGATAAGGGATACATGTGACCCCAGGCGCCGGCACACCAGAACAAAGCATCCAATGGATTGCCGGTGGCGGCCGCTGCGGCATCAGCGACACAGGCGGAAATGGCCACCGGATTGGCAAACAGGGTCGTCTCCGGACTGGTAAAAAACGCCAATAAGTCATTATTCCAGGTCGGATCCAGTTCCGAGACATACAGCAAATCGAAATCCCGATAGCCATCACTGTTGCAGCGACCATCCCAGAACAGATCCAGCAAAATGGTCAACGGAAACGCGAAATAGTGGTAATTGAAAAATGACATCTCACTGGCATCGAAATCCGCCTTGCCGGTGGTGGCGATCAGACGCACGTTCGAGGCACTGAATTTATGGCCTCCCAAAGCCGGCGAGCACCAGGGATTGCGGACAATCTCGATCAGTCTCGCCGGATTCCAAAGACCCATGGTCATGCCAAGTTCCGGAATCCCCATTGGATCGGTACAGAAACAGAACTTCTCATCAGTCGCGATGCTCGGTACGTTACCACCGCCCAGCGAAGCTCCCGCCGCCCGAATCGGAAACAAACAGCTCCAGCAAATATCGGTGACCAGCTTGCCAGACCACAGTTCGGCATCGGAACATAACGGATCGACGCTATTGGTGGTGGTTTCGGCATAAAGCGGGGTTGCCAGCGTTATCAAGCCTCCCAAAACCCAAGGGAAAACGAATCGTTTCATGACCGCTCTCCCGAAGAGACAGGCAGTTTTCGTTCATGAACAATCAGACGGTTGCCAGATTGTTCGATGAAAGATGGAACATGCTGTAACTGAAAACGGCTGCGCACATCCGGTGTCAGTAAATACACCGGTGCCTGCATGGTGTTTTCCAAGTGTTTAAGCTTTTCCCAGCCATCTTGACGCGGCAGAGACGTGGACAAATACATCACGAGGGCCTTTTTGTCCTGGCAGGACTGATGCTGAATCAGCTCAACTTGCGCCGGCACCGTGGCATCGAACACCATCAGACATAATCCAAACGGCATCTTGTCCAATGGGTTGACGGTTTGTCCGGCACGGATGATCAGCTGTCCATTGGGTGCTGTCAGATCGCGCGGGGCGGTGATGGTCAGGTCCACGATTCGATCGCGATCATCCTGAGCCACCGACAGCACTTCGAATTTCTGTTGTTCCCAAAACCGTGCAATCGCTTGTCGCTGCTTTTGTTTCCAGTCGATGGCCGCCACTCGGTGTTTGAGTTCTTCCAGCAAGTCGATTTCGGCAATCTCGCCGACATCGCCCAAGGTTCCCAAATCACCCTGCTTGCCGGCTTTGAGTTGCTCGTCCAACCAGGACAAGCTGCTAACACCTCGAACGTGTAAACGGGCTTTCCCTTCCTGTTCGACGACGATGTCAGGCACTGACGTCACCGACCAGCGTTGAAAACGGGTGGGATCGATGACGATGTTTGGCAGAGGATCGATGCCCTTCAGCAAGCGTTTGAGGTCAGCCATCAAAGCCGGCAGTTTTTGGCCGGGTTTGGGGCCGCGAAACACCAGTAGCACATCGTCCCGGTCGACTGCTTCTTCGAAGAGTTCTTTCAGCGCCGTATCGCCGAGCGAAAACGAGACAAACAGCAGTGTGAGTGGCTTGTTCGAAGGATTTGTCGGGTGGACGTTTTCCGATCCCGTCGATAGCGCCTCTGCTTGGATCGCCTGCGAAGCTTTCAAGACTTGTTGCGCCTGGCGTTTCATGTCTCGTTGATCAACCTGACCGTTCAACCATTCAGGTCGAGGCTGGCCTTCCAAGGCTTGCAAGATGGCCTGAGAACGATCTAGCCAGGCTTCTTCAGCCTGAACCGTATGTACGCTGAACCAATAGAGCAAACAGACCGCCGATTGACGCCAAGGACGATGTGACCGATCAAAACAATGCATAAGCCCGTCCAATCACTTGATGGTCGTAGACATAGCCCCAGTAACGCGAATCGAAGCTTTTGTCGGTTTGCCCGGTCACCCAATAGGCGGCCGGTGGAATCGTTTCATGGCGTTTGAATTGGACCGCCGGCTTCTTGAGTTTCTCGGTCAGCGGCAAACCGTCGATGATCCGTTCGCCGTTAATCGTGGTGTGCTGCGGATCGACGTGAATGCTATCGCCCGTGACGCCGGCGGCGATTTTGACAATGATCTGGCCGTCCTTGAAAAAAGGCGCCATGCGCTCGGCGCGAAACGCGATCAAATCGCCGCGCCAGATGTCTTTATTTTGGGTATCGATCAGGTATATCCATTTATCCGGCAGGCAGCGATCGACCTGGTCATCGCCGCCGATCAGAAAGCGTTGGCCGAGGTAACGTTCCACGGCTAACACCAGCAACAAAATCGGTATCGCCTTCAGCAAGAAGAGGCCTAAGCGAGGACGAGTGACACCGGGCGACGATGGCGAATGGAACCGGGGTTTATTCATAGGCTTAGCGTCCGGTTTGTCGAACATAGACATCCTCCGGTGCGGCCACCACCGCTGTTGAATCGATCACCAGATAACCTGCGTCACTAAGCTTTTTGGCTTGACCCTGCCAGTCATCGACAATTTTGGCCATCTGTTCCTGGCTGGCATTGGGTGGTATCGATTGAATCAATTTGGCTCTGTCGAACACGAATACCGGCGTCACCAAATTCAAGCGTTCTAAGGGCTGTTGTAATTGCTGTTGCGCAGCCAACCAGCCACCGAGACATCCCAGACAGACAGCGATTAAAACAGTGCTGAGCCATTGTGATTTAGCGTCCATGATTCAACTCCCGTGTTTTAGACTGGCGACTGTCGATGAGTTGTTGAATGGCATCGCCCAGACTCAAACCTTGCCGGCGCAATTGCTTCAAGGCGTTGACGTCTTCGGGTTTGGTGGAGAACAGAATGCGTTTGAAGGGATCAACGATCAGACGGCCAATCCCTGAGCCCATCTCGGTGATGAAAAAGATTTCCGAGTAGGCGCCGGGCAAGGTATGCACGGTTTTCAGGAGTTCATAGCCGCCATCCGACAACGGTAGGCGGCGATCCTGCTTCATGCCTTCGATGACTTCGGCTTTCTGACCGAGCAGATACATGTTGGCCGAGTTCTCGACAATGGCCCGGCCAGCGGCATTGCGGTACAAGTCGTTCACCGACTGGGTGATGGTCACCGCTGCACCGCCGTATTTCCGAAACCGGCGGTACCCGTGTTCCATGAACTTGGCCACATCGCCTTCGGTGAGCAAATCCCAGGCTTCGTCGATGATGACGATCTTCGGCCGGTTGCGTTCGCCCAGATACATTTCCTGCTGGATTTGGTAGATCAGTTGCAGCAACACGACTTGTTGCAGATGTTTGCGGCCCTTGAGTTCTTCCAGTTCCAGCACGGTAAAGTCATTGGTGAATTTGGCGTTGTTGCGGCCATTGAAGTAACGACCGTATTCGCCACGAGTCGTGAACGGAAACAGTTGTTCGCCGACATCCTTCAAACGTTGATCGGTTTCGGCGCAGAGCTGCCGGGCGATGTCGTCGACGGACATGGCCTGGGCCTTTTCGGTCCACAGTTGCTTCAGAATCCGTTTCAGACCTGCAGTTTGAAAGTCAGTGAGTTTTTCGGTGGGTGCCGCCATCTGGCTCACCAATCCGGCTAACATATCGGCTTCTTCCTCGAAGTTTTGCACGATCTCGAACGGGTTCATGCAGATGTTCGAGCCATGGGTGAACTTGACGAAATCGCCTTCCAGCACTTCGCAGAGGTTTTCGTAAGAGCGGCCGACATCGATGGCCCAAATCTGCGCGCCTTCGGTCAGATAGCTGACGATGATCTCGTTGGTCAGGAAGGATTTACCTTTACCGGATTCGGCAGCGATGCAGAGGTTATAGTTGCCGGTGGTATCAAACAGCGACACAGCCATGTGTTCGCCGTTACGGGAGACGAAATTCAAGGTCGGTGTCCCGGTGCCGGCCCAATCACCGAACAGCGGTAATAACGGAATCGCATGGCGCGTGGCCAAGGTGCGATAACGTTTCAGGTCGGCAATCGCTGAACGTTCCGGCCCAAAGGGTAAACAGTTCAGGAAAAACGGCATGCAGAAATACTTGTCTTCCAAAAGCTGAAAGCCCAATTCCCGAAAATACACCCGAGCATTGGAAACCGCTGCGGCTTCTTCCTGTTCGTCGCAAAACAGCAGTACACCGAAATACGCCCGGATCGGCCGATCACCGTCACGGTAGGCGTCAAACAACACGTCGAAATGGTGTTTGCGTTGCACCAGCACCGGTAGAAAACGAGCAATCGGCGTATTGACCTGGTTGGTAATGAATTGCCTTACGCCTTCTTGTTTTGAACGGGTCGATTCGGCGTCAGGATAATGCAGGGTCAAACTGAGCAAGGTGTTTTGACGAATGCCGCGGGTGCCGGACAAAATGTCGCCCAGATAACTCTTGGCGCTGCCGAAGTAAAAATGATCCGGTGTGCGTTTGGCGGATAAGGTCTTAACGCGTTTTTGTCCTAGCCAAATGCCTTTTTCGTCGGTCCGAATCGCATTGTCGAAATCCAGCAATTGATCCCGTATCAATTGGGTAGGATCGCACTCAGGTACCACCCGGTCTTTCCAGCCGGCATCGGTCTGCCAGTTGAGCAACGTGTTGAGGATGCGGACATACTGATCAGCACCCAACACCTCCGGATACAAGCCAATGGTCGACAACGACTGTTGCGTAGCGAGTTGCAATTCAGTTGCCCGGCGGATGTCACTTTCACTGGGCCGGGGATGCGCCATGGGCAATTTCACGGTCACGAAAATGTGGCTGCGCCGCAAGCGAGCCCCCGAGATCGATTCCGGCGGTTTGGTGGTGCCTTGTCGCAGAAACTCGATACTGGCTTGAGTCATGGTTTTATAGGTTGGCTTTTGCTGTTTCAAGCGCCGGGTCTGCATGATCGCCAGCGATTCTTCGATGTCAGGCGAAGTCCAAAGGCTCACCTGCAACAAGGTGTCAGTCGGCCAGTCCTGGTTTAGCAACACGTTGACGCGCGCGGAAACGCTGGCATCGGCGCCGGTCAGAGGTCGGCACAGAAAGCCAAAACCAATACTGCTATCGGCCATCAAGAACAGATGATGGTCATATTCATAAGCCAGTACCGTGAATAACTGATCGGCACGTTGGCGTTGCGCGGTGGTCATGGGGTCTGATCCTCGAAATACAGGTGTTGCATGGCTTCGGTTTGATGCTCGGCACGCAGGCGAATCGTAAAGGGATGTCGACAAACGCGAACCGCACGCTTTTTGCGTTTCAACTGCCGGGCTCTAGCCGGATGACAGGGGTTGATCGGCTGACCATTGGCGGCTTGGACCTTGACGGTCCGCTTATCCTTCGCCAATGTGCAAGGGCGGCGGTTGCCCGCCGCGTTCTCGGTATCAATAGTTGAACCGGTCATCGTTATTCCAGGCCTAAATCGTGGCCGTCACGATGTTGGTGATAATGGTCGGTGCCGCAAACAGGCCGACCCCGCTGGCAATTCCTAGCACGAAGCCCATGATACTGCCACGCACGACACCGGCGACTAGGCCGACGATGACGAACACGATGGCGATGATGCGGCCGAGCAAGCCTTCCACCCAGCCGGTCAGCAAGGTCCAGACGTTGTTGAACTCGGTACCGCCAGCACCGGCCATGGCGTCGGATGCCATCAACATAAAAAATAACGATGCCAGGGTCACCAGTACCCCGGTTCGATGCGATGTTTTCATCAAAAATATCCTCTATGTAGTTAAAAGACGGTTGCCCGTCGAATCTCGGACGTTCAGTCCGGCAGGTTTTAAGCGGTTGCCCGCTCACTCTCGCAGGGGGTGTGGTACCTGCGGTGAAATGGGATCAAGGATCAGGGCAATTGTTTGCCTAATCGATTCACTGGATTCTCGTCATCAGTGGTATCGACGCTGGATCGTTTCTCCGGTGGGCGTTGCTCGACTTGTAAAGGAATCAACGACGAACTGGCTGTCGGTGCCGCCTTGCCGATCATCCAACGCCGGGGTTCCAGTTCGGTGTAGACGTAGTTGGACACCATCAAATCGCCCTCGGCATCTTCCCAAGGCGCGATCCAGATCCGCATCACCTGGGATGGCGTTCGAATAGGCGTGGGATCTTCGATCTTGGGCACGGGTTGTTGTAACGGTGGTGCGAGTGCCGGTTTTGACATTGGCTCTGATTCCTGGCTATTTTCCGGAGGGGCTTCCGGCAACGCCGTATTGGTCACATGGTAGGCCTGCGTCGTCGACAGACAGCTGGGTTCGTCCGGCATGCCTTTACAGCCGTAGTCGGTGGCGCAGCCGGTGGTGATGGCGATCAGCAGTACACTGAGGCTATAAATAGAAAACTGATGAAAGCGTTTCATGGCATTTTCTCCGTGGCGTTTGTGTTTTGTGCGTTTGTATCGGGCGTTGTTGCCAGACTGGGCGACGGTTTCGGTTTATCGGCCAACCAATCGGCTAACGATTCAGGCGCGCCGCTGTGGGTGCGGCCATCGGGCGCAATCAGAAACGGTACGCCCTTCAAATCGAACAACTTGGCAGTGACCACGGCTTTTTGCAGCGGCTCTTTGTTGCACTGCACCGGCGGTTCGGTCGGCAAGCCGGTGTAATCCTGTTTCAACAAGCGGTCGCGCACGGCGTCTTTGGTTTTGGCATCGCTCGCGCCCAGCTGACAGGCAAGTTGCACGACGATGTTTTGCGATTCGGGGCCGAGGATGGGGACCATCACCAGTTTGAAGGTGTAATGGTCTTGCAAGACTTGCAGGTCTTTCATGACCTTGCCGCAGTATGGGCAACGCGGATCGATGAATACCAACACCTGGCCTTTGCCGTGACCAACCGTCACGGCGCCGAGATCGTCAGCCTTGAGTTTCATCCGCGATAGATCGATGCGGTTGGCGATTTTGTCGATATCGGCCAATTCCTTGATCTCCTGCTGGGTCCAGATGTCCATCAATTTGCCGCCGTAAAAGGCAAAGCGGCCATTGCTGGAGATAAACACCGTCTGCTCGCCGGTTTTGACCATCTTCAGGCCCGAGATCGGCAAGTCTTGCATGCCGTCGATTTTGATCGAGAGCAAACCGGCGGCAATATCCGAGACCGTCTGCTTTTGCGGATTGGCGGCCAGGGCGATGGATGTACCGATTAACGTGGCTATCAATAAAGAAATTTGGCGTAGCGTCATAACGACCTTTGGAGTTGGGTTAAAGAATCAGCTCGGTGACTTCAGCTTCAGCGCCGTGCCTTTTTGCACGATGAAGTTGACCTGGCGAGTCGCATCGACTTCGATGACCGGGTAAATCTCTTCGGCCATGTCCATGTAAAAATGCGACAGTCGCTCCATGGCATAACCGGCGCCTTTCAGGGCACCGCCTTCCATCGACTGCGAGGAAAACGCGCTTTGAAACGGTGTAGTACCGGAAAGAGCCCCCAGTCCGCCGGTCATCAACATTGGAATCTGATTGCGGCCGAAGGCATCGGAAAAGCCGCGTAAAAAGCCCGCCATCATGGATTGGGCGAGTAGCGCGCCTTGTTTGGAAACGACGCGGCCACGTACACCGTTTTTGCCGTCTTCGCCGGTGGCGTAGGCATTCATCGGGACTTCGATTACGCCACCGTCCTGGCGTACGCAGGAAAAGGTCTCGCCGCGAAAGTAGGCGCGCTCGGCACTCAAGTCGCCGAAGCCCGCGGCCAACAGAAAGCACTCGCGCACATCGGCATGGAAACGGTTGGGCAAGATGGCTTCCTTCTTGATCCGGAACAGCACCGGCATCGGTTCTTTCTTGGCTTTTTTGCCGGTCGGGGCATCGAGGCCATTCAACAACACGCCGGTCAAAATACTGCCGGCGGGGATGAATACATCGCTATTGGCGTGGCCTTGCTGCGACTGCCCGTGAGCGTTGGTCGTCGCTGCGTCTTTGTCTTTACCATTGGACTGGTCAGCGCCTTCCTGGATGACCCGAATTTGCATCGCCGCCGGTGCTTGGTTATTGGCTCGTGCTCCTGAGACGCCGGTATTGCTAGCAGTCGGTGCGGGAATAGCGGCTTGCTCGAACACGCGGTTGAGATCGTCTTGCCCGTTGTCGAACGGCGGATAGCTTGGGCGGCGGTTTGACGGTCTTCCCGGTGTAGTTGTCTCCACGGTGGTTTGACTGACGTCGCCAGGGTTGCCAGCCACTGCCGTTGTAGACGCTTTGTTCTTCAACGTCTCAACTTCACCGGTGACCGCTTGAAGCTTGGCTTCATAGGCTTCCCGCTCAGCGGTGGTCCATTGTTTGAAACGCGTTTCGTCGGATTGCTGTTCGCGCCGTTGCTGTTCTTCGATAGCCGCCAGACGGCGGGCTTGTTCCTCGTTCTTCTGCAGCAGATCGCGCAATTGCGAGGAAATGCCGTCGATACCCAGCGAGCGCGGATCGCTATCAGTCAGAATATGTTGGATGGTCGCTTGTTTACTCAGCGGCTTGCTGACTTCCGGAGTGACGGTGGCCAGCGCGATGATGACGGCCAACAGCACGGTACCAATGCTGCCGACGGCCAGATTGCGTTTGGCGGTCGGACTCAAGCGTGTCCACCACGAATCGACGGTTGCCATTACGGTTGGCCTCCGCTCAGTAACGAAGGCCGCAAACTGGATGACGCTTCAGGCGATTGTCGGACCACGACATACAATTCGGTGGCTTCCTGCGGCTTCAACACCACGTTGGGCCAGACTGAAACGGCCAGCACGTCCTGTTGGGTGGTCGCGCAACTGCGTTCGTCGAGCTCAAGCATCTCGCTGCCAGTATTCTTGGCAAGTCCCACCAGAATCAGCCGATCCTGGCCTTCCAGAACTTGGCCGGTTTTAATCTGCACGCGGTCTTGCAGGCAGCGAATCTGTTCCTGCGGCTTGGGTTCGCGGAGTGAATAGCCGGGCGGAGTCTTTTGCAAACCCAAATCCCGAAATAGCGTTTTTAGCTGGCTGATGTAGGCTTGTTCCTGTTGGCCTGAAGTTCGGTTCGCGGCATCCGATCGTTGCCATTGGTTCAGTAACTGGTAACTGTCCTTATCCAAATCGAGATGGATTTCTCGTGCGGGAATGCGTTTGGGGATCAACGTCAGTGATAGCGCAATGTCCTGGTTGTCTCCAGGGGTGATGTATAAAGTGATCGGCGTTTCGTCGGCGGTGGCGACATAAACGATTTTGCCTTTGGTACTAGTGGTGGCTTGACTGGTGGTCGTGACTACCGGATGTTCGAACGGCGTGACCAGGCGATTCAAGTGGCCGACGGCAATTGGCATCAGTTCGTTGATGCCGGGTTTAACCGCAATGTGCTGCGGGCCGATTGATGTGACTGATGCTGAGTTTGACGCTGCCGCTTGTTGTTTGGCGGCTTTCAATACGCTGGCATCAACCGGCGGTAACTCGATGCCTAAATCGGGCTGCGACGGAACAATGGGTTGTGATGGCGATGCGGATGACTCTTCGGCCACGGTGGTGACCGGTGGTAACACAGTCAACGGTAAATCATCACCGGCCCAAGCGCCGTTGACTAGGGAAAGTAATAGCCAGGGGGGCAACAATCGTTTCATGGTTGAGCCTCATGCGGTTGACCCTGAGTGGCTTTCAAGCGGGCCAGGGTTCTAGGTGAATCCGGATAAACGTCGATGTATTCCAGGCGGGGCCGATAGTTTTTGATGGCAATGACGAATTCGTAGGTACGGGGCTTCACGTCCGGTTTGGAACTGGGGCCTTGACTTTTCAGTTCGCCGCTGACAAAGACTTTGTTGGTCTCGACTTCGTAATCGACATGACGCGGGGTGAAACTAATCGCGACCCGGTCCATTTTGATGGCCTTGATTTGATCGCTCATGGCATCCAGGACACTGCGGTAAATATCCGGCGCCAATAACGGCTCGACCGCGGTTTTCAGAAAGTCGGCATTGGCTGGGGTGGTGTTGCCAAGCAATTCGGCTAGGAACAAGCCCCACGACTCTTTGAACTCGCTGGAAGCTTGGCTGCGGGTGACTTCGACTTCCTGGGTGAGGGTAGGGGGCACCAGAATGATGCTGCGCTCGGTACGCCAGGCGGCCAGCGAGGTAATCACGCAAACGACGAGCAATCCAATGATGACGACTCGGCTAAACCGGTTCTCGGTCTCGTGTCCATCCCAGGTTTGCAGAAAATCCGACCATCTCATGGCAGGAACCGGCGAATGTAGGGATTGGGGATGGTCTGCGCGCGACTGGGCAAAAGACCCAGCCAATACAACGCATGCAAGGTATAGCCATCAGGCCGGTTATCGCGGAAACGCCGGTAAAACTTGACTGCGATGAATCCAAGCGCCAAGCCGGGGATGAACTGATCGATCAACATGCCGGTGAGCATGCTGACCATGAAGGGTACGATCTCGTCTGCACTCCACAACAGAATGTGAATCGGATCGTCTATCGATTGAGGGATGGCAACGGGTTCCATAATGACCTCCGGTTGGGATGGTCATTATTTTGCAAATGATTTTGGGCGAGTTGCCTACAATAAAGGTCAAATACGCCCTTTATTGTAAGAGTGCAGAATTTTTTTAAAAATCGGGACGAAAGGAATCAATTCACAGGGTTTTTTGCCTCTAATTGCAATAAACCCTGATGGTTTTTAGGTCTCACGCAAGGAGATTTGTCTAATCACCATTTATGGGTACCGCTGCTCTCGAACGTTCGACTCGCTCACGTAAATCCAGTCCCGGCTTGAAATGGGTGGAATGCCGAATGGGCAAGCTCACTTGTTCGCCTGTCTTGGGGTTACGCCCCATCCGGGCGGCTCGTTGAATCCCCGAGAAGCCACCGAAACCACGAATTTCAATACGCTGGCCTTGTGCCAAATGCTGGGTCATCACCTCGATGGTGATGTTGATCGCCATTTCGACATCGCGTTGCTGTAAATGGGGCAATTTAAGGCTGATGTGTTCGATGAGTTGGGATTTAGTCATTATCGGGTATGCGTTATCGGCAGTGTCTTGCCGCCTTGTTCGATGATCACGGCCTGTTTGAGTAAGTCGCTCGCGGTGGGGTATTTATCATAAAGGCCGCCAATGCCACGATAGTAAGTCATGGTATCAAACGGCTCTGACGCTTGTTTTCGGATCAATTCAGCCAGTCTTGACCTGAACTCCTGTGAAACGGTCACCATGCGCAGG harbors:
- a CDS encoding TraU family protein; this encodes MKRFVFPWVLGGLITLATPLYAETTTNSVDPLCSDAELWSGKLVTDICWSCLFPIRAAGASLGGGNVPSIATDEKFCFCTDPMGIPELGMTMGLWNPARLIEIVRNPWCSPALGGHKFSASNVRLIATTGKADFDASEMSFFNYHYFAFPLTILLDLFWDGRCNSDGYRDFDLLYVSELDPTWNNDLLAFFTSPETTLFANPVAISACVADAAAAATGNPLDALFWCAGAWGHMYPLSGISPTSYGTDPRITSLLATRATASLHRRGLAWKTSGNDALCGGYIYPFIPKSQYRLSMFYPVAETESNHVIGETTFKWGAGRTYPGPGEDHLYILFRWQDCCVGL
- the traA gene encoding TraA family conjugative transfer protein — encoded protein: MKTSHRTGVLVTLASLFFMLMASDAMAGAGGTEFNNVWTLLTGWVEGLLGRIIAIVFVIVGLVAGVVRGSIMGFVLGIASGVGLFAAPTIITNIVTATI
- a CDS encoding TraK domain-containing protein, translating into MKRLLPPWLLLSLVNGAWAGDDLPLTVLPPVTTVAEESSASPSQPIVPSQPDLGIELPPVDASVLKAAKQQAAASNSASVTSIGPQHIAVKPGINELMPIAVGHLNRLVTPFEHPVVTTTSQATTSTKGKIVYVATADETPITLYITPGDNQDIALSLTLIPKRIPAREIHLDLDKDSYQLLNQWQRSDAANRTSGQQEQAYISQLKTLFRDLGLQKTPPGYSLREPKPQEQIRCLQDRVQIKTGQVLEGQDRLILVGLAKNTGSEMLELDERSCATTQQDVLAVSVWPNVVLKPQEATELYVVVRQSPEASSSLRPSLLSGGQP
- a CDS encoding RRXRR domain-containing protein, giving the protein MTGSTIDTENAAGNRRPCTLAKDKRTVKVQAANGQPINPCHPARARQLKRKKRAVRVCRHPFTIRLRAEHQTEAMQHLYFEDQTP
- a CDS encoding TraV family lipoprotein, coding for MKRFHQFSIYSLSVLLIAITTGCATDYGCKGMPDEPSCLSTTQAYHVTNTALPEAPPENSQESEPMSKPALAPPLQQPVPKIEDPTPIRTPSQVMRIWIAPWEDAEGDLMVSNYVYTELEPRRWMIGKAAPTASSSLIPLQVEQRPPEKRSSVDTTDDENPVNRLGKQLP
- a CDS encoding TraE/TraK family type IV conjugative transfer system protein → MRWSDFLQTWDGHETENRFSRVVIIGLLVVCVITSLAAWRTERSIILVPPTLTQEVEVTRSQASSEFKESWGLFLAELLGNTTPANADFLKTAVEPLLAPDIYRSVLDAMSDQIKAIKMDRVAISFTPRHVDYEVETNKVFVSGELKSQGPSSKPDVKPRTYEFVIAIKNYRPRLEYIDVYPDSPRTLARLKATQGQPHEAQP
- the lepB gene encoding signal peptidase I: MNKPRFHSPSSPGVTRPRLGLFLLKAIPILLLVLAVERYLGQRFLIGGDDQVDRCLPDKWIYLIDTQNKDIWRGDLIAFRAERMAPFFKDGQIIVKIAAGVTGDSIHVDPQHTTINGERIIDGLPLTEKLKKPAVQFKRHETIPPAAYWVTGQTDKSFDSRYWGYVYDHQVIGRAYALF
- the traC gene encoding type IV secretion system protein TraC — its product is MTTAQRQRADQLFTVLAYEYDHHLFLMADSSIGFGFLCRPLTGADASVSARVNVLLNQDWPTDTLLQVSLWTSPDIEESLAIMQTRRLKQQKPTYKTMTQASIEFLRQGTTKPPESISGARLRRSHIFVTVKLPMAHPRPSESDIRRATELQLATQQSLSTIGLYPEVLGADQYVRILNTLLNWQTDAGWKDRVVPECDPTQLIRDQLLDFDNAIRTDEKGIWLGQKRVKTLSAKRTPDHFYFGSAKSYLGDILSGTRGIRQNTLLSLTLHYPDAESTRSKQEGVRQFITNQVNTPIARFLPVLVQRKHHFDVLFDAYRDGDRPIRAYFGVLLFCDEQEEAAAVSNARVYFRELGFQLLEDKYFCMPFFLNCLPFGPERSAIADLKRYRTLATRHAIPLLPLFGDWAGTGTPTLNFVSRNGEHMAVSLFDTTGNYNLCIAAESGKGKSFLTNEIIVSYLTEGAQIWAIDVGRSYENLCEVLEGDFVKFTHGSNICMNPFEIVQNFEEEADMLAGLVSQMAAPTEKLTDFQTAGLKRILKQLWTEKAQAMSVDDIARQLCAETDQRLKDVGEQLFPFTTRGEYGRYFNGRNNAKFTNDFTVLELEELKGRKHLQQVVLLQLIYQIQQEMYLGERNRPKIVIIDEAWDLLTEGDVAKFMEHGYRRFRKYGGAAVTITQSVNDLYRNAAGRAIVENSANMYLLGQKAEVIEGMKQDRRLPLSDGGYELLKTVHTLPGAYSEIFFITEMGSGIGRLIVDPFKRILFSTKPEDVNALKQLRRQGLSLGDAIQQLIDSRQSKTRELNHGR
- a CDS encoding DsbC family protein → MTLRQISLLIATLIGTSIALAANPQKQTVSDIAAGLLSIKIDGMQDLPISGLKMVKTGEQTVFISSNGRFAFYGGKLMDIWTQQEIKELADIDKIANRIDLSRMKLKADDLGAVTVGHGKGQVLVFIDPRCPYCGKVMKDLQVLQDHYTFKLVMVPILGPESQNIVVQLACQLGASDAKTKDAVRDRLLKQDYTGLPTEPPVQCNKEPLQKAVVTAKLFDLKGVPFLIAPDGRTHSGAPESLADWLADKPKPSPSLATTPDTNAQNTNATEKMP
- the traL gene encoding type IV conjugative transfer system protein TraL, with translation MEPVAIPQSIDDPIHILLWSADEIVPFMVSMLTGMLIDQFIPGLALGFIAVKFYRRFRDNRPDGYTLHALYWLGLLPSRAQTIPNPYIRRFLP
- a CDS encoding TrbC family F-type conjugative pilus assembly protein, giving the protein MHCFDRSHRPWRQSAVCLLYWFSVHTVQAEEAWLDRSQAILQALEGQPRPEWLNGQVDQRDMKRQAQQVLKASQAIQAEALSTGSENVHPTNPSNKPLTLLFVSFSLGDTALKELFEEAVDRDDVLLVFRGPKPGQKLPALMADLKRLLKGIDPLPNIVIDPTRFQRWSVTSVPDIVVEQEGKARLHVRGVSSLSWLDEQLKAGKQGDLGTLGDVGEIAEIDLLEELKHRVAAIDWKQKQRQAIARFWEQQKFEVLSVAQDDRDRIVDLTITAPRDLTAPNGQLIIRAGQTVNPLDKMPFGLCLMVFDATVPAQVELIQHQSCQDKKALVMYLSTSLPRQDGWEKLKHLENTMQAPVYLLTPDVRSRFQLQHVPSFIEQSGNRLIVHERKLPVSSGERS
- a CDS encoding TraB/VirB10 family protein, giving the protein MATVDSWWTRLSPTAKRNLAVGSIGTVLLAVIIALATVTPEVSKPLSKQATIQHILTDSDPRSLGIDGISSQLRDLLQKNEEQARRLAAIEEQQRREQQSDETRFKQWTTAEREAYEAKLQAVTGEVETLKNKASTTAVAGNPGDVSQTTVETTTPGRPSNRRPSYPPFDNGQDDLNRVFEQAAIPAPTASNTGVSGARANNQAPAAMQIRVIQEGADQSNGKDKDAATTNAHGQSQQGHANSDVFIPAGSILTGVLLNGLDAPTGKKAKKEPMPVLFRIKKEAILPNRFHADVRECFLLAAGFGDLSAERAYFRGETFSCVRQDGGVIEVPMNAYATGEDGKNGVRGRVVSKQGALLAQSMMAGFLRGFSDAFGRNQIPMLMTGGLGALSGTTPFQSAFSSQSMEGGALKGAGYAMERLSHFYMDMAEEIYPVIEVDATRQVNFIVQKGTALKLKSPS